The following proteins are co-located in the Sardina pilchardus chromosome 24, fSarPil1.1, whole genome shotgun sequence genome:
- the txlna gene encoding alpha-taxilin → MKRQDTDEQETTAENPAGAPPSPGDTTESTEPAETPGSPQGEESQPAETPPLDASSNDGLAEAGALASTCDMAEELSRQLEDILSTYCQQEAAEDAALPNGQSDGLEVNGVADKTEVVKVNGGGGGGGGGVEKDQKKTQDKKKVKGLGKEITLLMQTLNTLSTPEEKLSGLCKKYAELLEEHRSSQKQMRVLQKKQTQLIQEKDHLRNEHSKAILARSKLESLCRELQRHNRTLKESGVQRARAEEEMRKEVTSHFQVTLNDIQAQMEQHNENNATLRKENMELAEKLKKLIEQYELREEHIDKVFKHKDLQQQLVDAKLRQAQELLNDSEDRHKKEKEFLLKEAMESQRMYELMKQQEEHLREQLSLYTEKFAEFQNTLSKSNEVFTTFKQEMEKMTKKIKKLEKETTMYRSRWESSNKALLVMAEEKTLQDKELEGLQQKVQRLEKLCRALQIERNELSKKIQDGSSPPEASSGGGGGGGGGERGGGDADRGVGEEQEATDSEEGSSSLPVPDAAQPETASTAAGPCSAACHCGPELAAEAPREVCALTAQD, encoded by the exons ATGAAGAGACAGGATACTGACGAGCAGGAGACAACAGCAGAGAATCCCGCTGGAGCTCCACCCAGCCCGGGGGACACAACTGAAAGTACAGAACCCGCTGAAACTCCCGGGAGTCCACAGGGGGAAGAATCTCAGCCGGCTGAAACTCCACCTCTTGACGCCAGTTCTAATGATGGTT TGGCCGAGGCGGGAGCGCTGGCGTCCACCTGTGACATGGCGGAGGAGCTGAGCCGGCAGCTGGAGGACATCCTCAGCACCTACTGCCAGCAGGAAGCCGCCGAGGACGCGGCCCTGCCCAACGGCCAGTCGGACGGCCTGGAGGTCAACGGCGTGGCCGACAAGACCGAGGTGGTCAAAGtgaacggcggcggcggcggcggtggcggcggcgtaGAGAAGGACCAGAAGAAGACGCAGGACAAGAAGAAAGTGAAAGGCCTCG GAAAAGAGATAACTCTTCTGATGCAGACTCTGAACACACTGAGCACCCCAGAGGAGAAGCTGTCGGGCCTGTGCAAGAAGTATGCAGAACTG ctCGAGGAGCACCGCAGCTCCCAGAAGCAGATGCGCGTGCTGCAGAAGAAGCAGACACAGCTCATCCAGGAGAAGGACCATCTGCGCAACGAGCACAGCAAAGCCATCCTGGCCCGCAGCAAGCTGGAGAGCCTGTGCCGCGAGCTGCAGAGACACAACCGCACGCTCAAG GAGAGCGGTGTCCAGCGCGCGCGGGccgaggaggagatgaggaaggAGGTGACGTCCCACTTCCAGGTGACGCTCAACGACATCCAGGCTCAGATGGAACAGCACAACGAGAACAACGCCACGCTGCGCAAGGAGAACATGGAGCTGGCCGAGAAACTCAAGAAGCTCATCGAGCAGTATGAGCTCAGggaggaa CATATAGACAAAGTATTCAAGCACAAAGACCTACAGCAACAGCTGGTAGATGCTAAACTCCGCCAGGCCCAGGAGCTACTTAACGACTCCGAGGATCGACACAAGAAGGAAAAAGAGTTT CTGCTGAAAGAGGCCATGGAGTCTCAGAGAATGTATGAGCTGATGAAACAGCAGGAAGAGCACTTAAGGGAGCAG TTGTCGTTATACACAGAGAAGTTTGCAGAATTTCAAAATACGCTTTCCAAGAGCAATGAGGTGTTCACAACCTTCAAACAGGAAATGGAGAAG ATGACAAAGAAGATTAagaagctggagaaggagaCGACGATGTACCGGTCACGCTGGGAGAGCAGCAACAAAGCCCTGCTGGTGATGGCGGAGGag AAAACGCTGCAGGATAAGGAGCTGGAGGGCCTGCAGCAGAAGGTCCAGCGGCTGGAGAAGCTGTGCCGGGCGCTGCAGATCGAGCGCAACGAGCTGAGCAAGAAGATCCAGGATGGCAGCAGCCCACCAGAGGCCtcctctggaggaggaggaggaggaggaggtggagagaggggaggaggagacgcaGATAGAGGAGTtggtgaggagcaggaggccaCAGACTCTGAGGAGGGCAGCTCCTCTCTGCCCGTCCCCGACGCCGCCCAGCCAGAGACTGCGTCCACCGCCGCCGGCCCCTGCTCCGCCGCGTGCCACTGTGGGCCCGAGCTGGCGGCCGAGGCGCCGAGGGAGGTGTGCGCGCTCACGGCCCAGGATTGA
- the eif3i gene encoding eukaryotic translation initiation factor 3 subunit I — MKPILLQGHERAITQIKYNREGDLLFSVAKDPVANVWYSVNGERLGTYNGHTGAVWCVDCDWDTKHVLTGSADNSCRLWDCETGKQLALLETSSAVRTCGFDFSGNIIMFSTDKQMGYQCFLNFFDLRDPQQIEDNQPYHSVPCNESKITSAVWGPLGEFVIAGHESGEINQFSAKSGEILKTVKENTKQINDIQSSVDLTMIVTASKDCTAKLFDSTSLDHIKSFKTERPVNSAAISPNMDHVVMGGGQEAMEVTTTSTRIGKFEARFFHSAYEEEFGRVKGHFGPINCVAFHPDGKSYSSGGEDGYTRIHYFDTQYFDFELEA, encoded by the exons ATG AAACCCATTCTGTTACAGGGCCATGAAAGGGCCATCACACAAATCAAATACAACAGAGAAGGCGACCTTTTGTTTTCCGTTGCCAAGGACCCC GTGGCAAACGTGTGGTACTCTGTCAACGGAGAGAGGCTAGGTACATACAATGGACACACTGGTGCCGTTTGGTGTGTAGATTGTGACT GGGATACCAAGCATGTGTTGACAGGTTCTGCTGACAACAGTTGTAGACTGTGGGATTGTGAGACGG ggAAACAGCTTGCGCTCTTGGAAACGAGTTCTGCTGTGAGGACCTGTGGCTTTGACTTCAGTGGCAACATAATCATGTTCTCCACCGATAAACAGATGGGTTACCAGTGCTTCCTGAACTTCTTTGACCTAAGGGACCCTCAGCAAATTG AGGACAACCAGCCCTACCACTCAGTGCCCTGCAATGAGTCCAAGATCACCAGTGCTGTCTGGGGACCCCTGGGGGAGTTTGTCATTGCCGGCCATGAGAGTGGCGAGATCAACCAGTTCAGTGCCAAG tcaggggAGATTCTGAAGACCGTGAAGGAAAACACAAAGCAGATCAATGACATCCAGTCGTCTGTGGATCTCACCATGATCGTCACCGCCTCCAAAGACTGCACCGCCAAG CTTTTTGACTCCACGTCACTTGATCACATCAAGTCCTTCAAGACTGAGAGACCTGTGAACTCTGCTGCCATCTCTCCCAACATGGACCAT gtggtcATGGGTGGTGGGCAAGAGGCTATGGAGGTCACTACCACATCCACGAGGATTGGCAAGTTCGAGGCCAG GTTCTTCCATTCAGCCTATGAAGAGGAGTTTGGAAGAGTAAAGGGACATTTCGGCCCCATCAACTGTGTAGCTTTCCACCCAGATGGGAAAAG ctatagcagtggaggagaggacggATACACCAGAATTCACTACTTCGATACCCAGTATTTCGACTTTGAGCTGGAGGCGTAA
- the hdac1 gene encoding histone deacetylase 1 isoform X1, translating to MALTSQGTKKKVCYYYDGDVGNYYYGQGHPMKPHRIRMTHNLLLNYGLYRKMEIYRPHKANGEEMTKYHSDDYIKFLRSIRPDNMSEYSKQMQRFNVGEDCPVFDGLFEFCQLSTGGSVAGAVKLNKQQTDIAINWAGGLHHAKKSEASGFCYVNDIVLAILELLKYHQRVLYIDIDIHHGDGVEEAFYTTDRVMTVSFHKYGEYFPGTGDLRDIGAGKGKYYAVNYPLRDGIDDESYEAIFKPIMAKVMEMYQPSAVVLQCGADSLSGDRLGCFNLTIKGHAKCVEYMKSFNLPLLMLGGGGYTIRNVARCWTYETAVALDSTIPNELPYNDYFEYFGPDFKLHISPSNMTNQNTNDYLEKIKQRLFENLRMLPHAPGVQMQAIPEDAVQEDSGDEEEDPDKRISIRAHDKRIACEEEFSDSEDEGQGGGGRRNAANFKKAKRVKTEEEKDGETEKKDACALSPADVKEEEKAPEEKMDTKGPKEELKTT from the exons ATGGCGCTGACTTCTCAAGGAACAAAGAAGAAAGTTTGCTATTATTATGATG gTGATGTTGGGAACTACTACTATGGCCAGGGCCATCCCATGAAGCCCCACAGAATTCGCATGACCCACAATCTCCTGCTCAACTATGGGCTCTACAGAAAGATGGAAATCTAT aGACCCCACAAGGCCAATGGTGAGGAAATGACCAAGTATCACAGTGATGACTACATCAAATTCCTACGCTCCATCCGGCCTGACAACATGTCTGAGTATAGCAAACAGATGCAGAGAT TTAATGTGGGAGAGGATTGTCCCGTGTTTGACGGTTTATTCGAGTTCTGTCAGCTCTCAACAGGTGGCTCTGTTG CTGGAGCAGTGAAGCTGAACAAACAGCAGACAGACATAGCCATCAACTGGGCAGGAGGCCTTCACCATGCCAAGAAGTCTGAGGCGTCTGGGTTCTGTTATGTCAACGACATCGTTTTAGCCATCCTGGAGCTGCTCAA GTACCACCAGAGAGTGCTGTACATAGACATTGACATTCACCATGGTGACGGCGTGGAGGAGGCGTTCTACACCACTGACCGCGTCATGACCGTGTCCTTCCACAAGTACGGGGAGTACTTCCCTGGCACAGGAGATCTCCGA gacattggagcAGGAAAGGGCAAATACTATGCTGTGAACTACCCCCTCAGGGATGGCATCGATGACGAATCTTATGAGGCCATCTTTAAGCCT ATCATGGCCAAAGTGATGGAGATGTACCAGCCCAGTGCCGTAGTGCTTCAGTGTGGAGCCGACTCTCTGTCTGGAGACAGGCTGGGTTGCTTCAACCTCACCATCAAAG GCCATGCCAAGTGTGTAGAGTACATGAAGAGCTTTAACCTGCCCCTGCTGATGCTGGGAGGCGGAGGCTACACCATCAGGAACGTGGCCCGCTGCTGGACATACGAGACGGCCGTGGCCCTGGACAGCACCATCCCCAACG AGCTCCCGTACAATGACTACTTTGAGTACTTCGGCCCAGACTTCAAACTTCACATCAGTCCATCCAACATGACCAACCAGAACACAAATGACTACCTGGAGAAGatcaa gCAGCGTCTGTTTGAGAACCTGCGCATGCTGCCCCACGCCCCTGGTGTGCAGATGCAGGCCATCCCGGAGGACGCTGTGCAGGAAGACAGcggcgacgaggaggaggacccCGACAAGCGCATCTCCA TCCGTGCTCACGATAAGAGGATAGCCTGTGAAGAGGAGTTCTCCGACTCTGAGGACGAGGGCCAAGGCGGCGGCGGACGCAGGAACGCCGCCAACTTCAAGAAGGCCAAACGGGTCAAGAccgaggaggagaaggacgGAGAGACTGAGAAGAAAG ACGCCTGTGCTTTGTCTCCAGCTGACgtgaaggaagaggagaaagcacCTGAAGAGAAAATGGACACAAAGGG GCCAAAAGAAGAGCTCAAGACAACCTGA
- the hdac1 gene encoding histone deacetylase 1 isoform X2, which yields MALTSQGTKKKVCYYYDGDVGNYYYGQGHPMKPHRIRMTHNLLLNYGLYRKMEIYRPHKANGEEMTKYHSDDYIKFLRSIRPDNMSEYSKQMQRFNVGEDCPVFDGLFEFCQLSTGGSVAGAVKLNKQQTDIAINWAGGLHHAKKSEASGFCYVNDIVLAILELLKYHQRVLYIDIDIHHGDGVEEAFYTTDRVMTVSFHKYGEYFPGTGDLRDIGAGKGKYYAVNYPLRDGIDDESYEAIFKPIMAKVMEMYQPSAVVLQCGADSLSGDRLGCFNLTIKGHAKCVEYMKSFNLPLLMLGGGGYTIRNVARCWTYETAVALDSTIPNELPYNDYFEYFGPDFKLHISPSNMTNQNTNDYLEKIKQRLFENLRMLPHAPGVQMQAIPEDAVQEDSGDEEEDPDKRISIRAHDKRIACEEEFSDSEDEGQGGGGRRNAANFKKAKRVKTEEEKDGETEKKADVKEEEKAPEEKMDTKGPKEELKTT from the exons ATGGCGCTGACTTCTCAAGGAACAAAGAAGAAAGTTTGCTATTATTATGATG gTGATGTTGGGAACTACTACTATGGCCAGGGCCATCCCATGAAGCCCCACAGAATTCGCATGACCCACAATCTCCTGCTCAACTATGGGCTCTACAGAAAGATGGAAATCTAT aGACCCCACAAGGCCAATGGTGAGGAAATGACCAAGTATCACAGTGATGACTACATCAAATTCCTACGCTCCATCCGGCCTGACAACATGTCTGAGTATAGCAAACAGATGCAGAGAT TTAATGTGGGAGAGGATTGTCCCGTGTTTGACGGTTTATTCGAGTTCTGTCAGCTCTCAACAGGTGGCTCTGTTG CTGGAGCAGTGAAGCTGAACAAACAGCAGACAGACATAGCCATCAACTGGGCAGGAGGCCTTCACCATGCCAAGAAGTCTGAGGCGTCTGGGTTCTGTTATGTCAACGACATCGTTTTAGCCATCCTGGAGCTGCTCAA GTACCACCAGAGAGTGCTGTACATAGACATTGACATTCACCATGGTGACGGCGTGGAGGAGGCGTTCTACACCACTGACCGCGTCATGACCGTGTCCTTCCACAAGTACGGGGAGTACTTCCCTGGCACAGGAGATCTCCGA gacattggagcAGGAAAGGGCAAATACTATGCTGTGAACTACCCCCTCAGGGATGGCATCGATGACGAATCTTATGAGGCCATCTTTAAGCCT ATCATGGCCAAAGTGATGGAGATGTACCAGCCCAGTGCCGTAGTGCTTCAGTGTGGAGCCGACTCTCTGTCTGGAGACAGGCTGGGTTGCTTCAACCTCACCATCAAAG GCCATGCCAAGTGTGTAGAGTACATGAAGAGCTTTAACCTGCCCCTGCTGATGCTGGGAGGCGGAGGCTACACCATCAGGAACGTGGCCCGCTGCTGGACATACGAGACGGCCGTGGCCCTGGACAGCACCATCCCCAACG AGCTCCCGTACAATGACTACTTTGAGTACTTCGGCCCAGACTTCAAACTTCACATCAGTCCATCCAACATGACCAACCAGAACACAAATGACTACCTGGAGAAGatcaa gCAGCGTCTGTTTGAGAACCTGCGCATGCTGCCCCACGCCCCTGGTGTGCAGATGCAGGCCATCCCGGAGGACGCTGTGCAGGAAGACAGcggcgacgaggaggaggacccCGACAAGCGCATCTCCA TCCGTGCTCACGATAAGAGGATAGCCTGTGAAGAGGAGTTCTCCGACTCTGAGGACGAGGGCCAAGGCGGCGGCGGACGCAGGAACGCCGCCAACTTCAAGAAGGCCAAACGGGTCAAGAccgaggaggagaaggacgGAGAGACTGAGAAGAAAG CTGACgtgaaggaagaggagaaagcacCTGAAGAGAAAATGGACACAAAGGG GCCAAAAGAAGAGCTCAAGACAACCTGA